A window of Geotrypetes seraphini chromosome 16, aGeoSer1.1, whole genome shotgun sequence genomic DNA:
AATCAGACAGAATCATACCTCCAGAAACTGGGATGTATTTACTATAGAGTATTTTTAGGTCAAGTCCCGCAATATTTGGCTAAATAGTTTTATATTTCGGCACAAAGGTGCCCTGGTAAAACTCATCCTCTCTTTACATTTCCACCCGCTTCAgcttgtaaatttaaaaaaaaaaatatatcatgaGCGCACACTTTCCCATCAAGCTGCCATCTGGGATAAGGAGTTCAAACATCTATTATCATCCTCTGCTTCTTATTTACCTTTCAGGAAACGATTAAAAACGTATTTATTCTCCAAATATTTGTGTAACTAACCGCAAATTTTCAAGCTCTTTCGTCCATTTGCAGCTttattatttagggctccttttacgaaggtgcgttacgGCCTTAGCGTGCGGAATagagcgcgctaaaatgccgcgcacgctacccgctaccgcctcctctttttaaaaaaattctttattcattttcaagctttgacagtgtattacaatgaatataactttaacagattgcataaaatacaccatattacacacattattaaagaaaacatccatttcccccctcctcccaattattaatatattaaatcactAGTATTTAAACCCGTTACATGAACGGTTGCTAGATTTCTCcccgacccgtctcccttctccttcccaccTTTTAAACTCTTATTTAAAGTCGGCGACATGAACAGCAGCCAAGTCCCTCTGGTCGGGAGCGTTCGCTCTaccccctcctgacgcgacttcCTTTTTCATGCCTGACAATTTGAAGGTAGGATCGTGCGGGACACTGGACCGGGGTGGTGGATTGAGAGCCAGAGTCCCCGCCGCGTCTTTAAAACTTTTGTGGCTAAAGCCGTCTCTCGCTTTGGCTGATTGCAGTAGCGCTGTATGGTGTGGGAGCTGTGGCTGACTTGAGTTATGAGGTCATCGGCTGTGGGAGGTCGGTATCACTTTGAGGAGGCGAGGGAATCGTCCGAGCAGGGGAACATCTTCTGAGAGGAGGGGATTGTCAAATTGGGTCTGAATAGGAGAAGTAAATATTTAGCGCagcagttcattttttttttttaagttaaaaatTGCCGCCGCGGCTCCTTGCACGAACCccggctgcatcggaagccttctctgacgcaggtgcAGCTTGTGATAGGAGTCCCCGCTGcatctttaaactttaaaatggCTCCTCTTTCaatcgctgcctgcgtcggaagccttctccgacgcaggtgcggctcatgagaggagccgccgtggTGGCTTTAAACGTTAAAATAAACTTCGGACGTAGAGCCGTTTTTCGTTGATGGAGGTCTggaagagcagggaggccagcgAATTTGTCTGCCCAGCGCTTTCCGATTTGTCTGGCGACCACTGTCAGAGGTAAGCGCGCATACACACTCCTGccagccacggacctactgatcacagatcagagatcacggaagcacgcaggtaagagtgcgcatgcgcggctaggtttttattatataggatatcatttattacaatattaaattacaatattttttaactcttccaaatactttcccctcccctcccccaccctggatgtgtcaggaaatctaagaaataaaagatatatctctattattgtatgttaacaaaCGCAGTCAGtgggctccatactttattaaacCCAAGCATTCGGTATTCCTCTTGAGCGGCTGGTAGTTTTTCGTCTGGCGCGTGCTAATccattgcgtgcgctaaaaacgctcgcgcaccttcgtaaaaggagcccttttgttaaccgcatagaaaacggttatgcggtctagaaattgctTTTATGTTAGgttatgttttatgtttaaaaaaGTCTCCTTTTAAGTCGATGCAGAATTAAACCTTTAAACTTGTTTGCCAGAGAACATAAGGCATGCTagtagggttcatagacaacggcgcgaaagacaaaggcgcgccgcactaaattacagtttttaggggatccaacgggggtttttgttggggagcccccccagtttacttaatagacatcgcgctggcgttatggggggtttggggggttgtaaccctccacattttaccttaaacttaactttttccctaaaaacagggaaaaagtgaagttttcagtaaaatgtggggggttacaaccccccacaccccccacaacgcccccacaacgcgccgcgatgtctattaagtaaagtgggggggggtttccctcccacacacccccgtctGAGCCCTAAAAAACAGTAAATTAGTGCGGCGCCCACCTCTGCGCTAccctcaattgtctgggcgcgcctttgtcccggcgcgcttttgacctgacacctgctAGTAGCATAGAtgagttttaaaataaatgttcGACTGAGTCCTGGAGGGAAGGCCCCGCAATCCGTAATTAGGTTGATAGCGTAGATTTCGGCGTCTCCTCTCACTTCTGGGAGTGACCAGTTAACAAAAGTCCATTATTAGAAGCCACTGGGCTTTTTCCAGTGACCCAGCTATGCCGTGCTCAGCATGACATCCATCATGCCCTAATATTCATTATTTAAACAAAGCCATCTTCAGATCTCAATTAAGGGTAAGATATTTTCCTGGTGACGCTAAGAACCAAAATACCATTGAGAAAGATTCATttctagggggtccttttacaaaggtgcgttagggccttaacgtgcagaatagggcgtgctacattgccgcacgcgctacaccttaatgccagcattgagctggcgttagtaccagaagcgtagcgcgggtttagcgcgcactaaaatcctgcatgcgctaaaaacgcagtaaaaggagccctaaggtgcgtgcgtgctaatcgatttagcacgcgctagagattagcgcgccttagtaaaaggacccctaaattataGAACTAGTTCTCTTGGAAATGCCACCTCGTTGCTTGCATTTCAGTTTGAATCTGTTGTggtcaactcttttttttttaaaccctgctgttGTCAAACTAAAGTTTTCCAAAGGTCAACATTCCCGCACTGCATGCATGAAATACTGACTAGGgggttcgtttttttttttttaaaaaagatagacGGTGCTCAAATGTGGATGCTATTTCCTGAATTTAGTACGTGGTGGCATTTACCTACGTATGTGCACTCGAGTGTGCCggtattcagatttttatttttttttgcggtCGACGTTTATGGTTATATCTCGATGTAACCAAAATCACACGGGACAGGCGAAGACAGTTTCTTGTTAtgagagatgaaacaaagaagCTGGGTGCCACTTTTATGTTAGCCTACCCTTGTAAATTGTAATATTTGGGTTTAAAAGATGTTTTCTTTATTCCTGGTCATCGAAGATCTTTTTTTTGGACCTCAATGGGTTAACCAGTGGTGGGATGAAAACTCCATAATGAGGGGTTTTAGCCGCATAATAGTCGTTTCCTTGAATTGTATTGTTATAATTTTCTCCCTTTAATTTCTATTTCTCTTTGAATATTTTGGTCTAAAGAAGAGTTAGATTCCAATGTTCCTTCTTTTTGGGAAAGGCGGgttgcaaataaaataaaaacaaaaaaccaaaaagcagtcaggttttcgggacggccctaatgaatgtgcgtaggagagatttgcatatcgtggaggtggcaggcatgcagatctgccccgtgcatattcattagagctattctagaaacctgactggttggtggtcctccaggacaggggggTGGAACCACCGCTATAGACTGCAGAAGCACTTTTAAATATTGAGACCTAAACCTTATCATTTCCTATCTCTTCTTTCAGCTCCCATGGACCCTGCGCGCACGAAAGCAGGAAATCGCACCGGCATAACAGAATTCCTGATTCTTGGATTCAACGAATTCCCAGAGCTGCAGCTCCACCTCTTCGCTCTTTTCTCCGTTCTCTACCTGACAGCTGTTTCGGGGAACCTCATCGTTATCTGTATAGTTTGCGCCGATCGACACCTGCACAACCCCATGTATTTCTTCCTTGCCAACCTGTCCGCCCTGGATATTTGCTCTTTGACCTGCACCATCCCAAAGTTGCTGTCCATCCTTCTGACCAACAGCGAGCGCACGTCTTTCGGAGGATGCATTCTGCAGATGTGCGGCTACATGGTCTGCATCAGTACGGAATTTACGCTTCTCACCGCCATGGCGTTCGACCGCTACGTCGCCGTTTGCAATCCCCTGCGCTACGCGAGCATAATGAATAAGCGAGCCTGCGCTCTTCTGGCAGCGGTCTCGTGGGCAACGGGTTTCGTGGAGTCGTTGCCGCACACCGTCGTTATAGCCCAGTTTTCTTTCTGTGGCTCTAACGTGATCAATCACTTTTTCTGCGAAATCAAAGCGCTCCTGAAGCTTTCTTGCTCGGACACTTCTGTCATTGACACAATGACGTTTGCAGAGTCTGTGTTTGTAGCCTTCACCCCGTTTCTCCTGACCCTAACCTCCTATGTGTTTATCATCTCCACCATCCTGAAAATCCGTTCCGCAGAGGGGAAAAgcaaagccttctccacctgctcTTCCCACCTTACGGTCATCATTCTCTTGTATGGGACTATTATAGGAGTCTACATGCAGCCCGAGTCAAAGGAGtccgtaaaatcaaacaaactgtCTACTGCAATGTATATAATAACTCTCCCGCTATTAAATCCCCTAATTTACAGCTTAAGAAGCAAAGAGTTAAAAATGGCCTTGAAAAAAATCCTGAGCAGGAAGTGTGCATGTGGGAGCCAGTGAATTCTTTTTGCAAGATAGCTGTTTTAGCCAAGAACATTAGTGAACCTCTTGGCTTAAAAAGGTTCAATGGagagaatgacgcggggacaaattttttcccccatctctgcaggaattcattttcctgtccaggacccgcaagttcttttcctgtccctgccccatccctgcaagctccgtcctcatctgcacaagcctcaaaccctttaaaatcataaatagccacattctagagctcagattgtgatgtcataatgcctcattccaccaatgcctgagctctgtcctcatctgcacaagcctcaaacgctttaaaatcataagtagaaacattctagagctcaggttgtgatgtcataatgcctcattccaccaatgcctaagctccgtcctcatctgcacaagcctcaaacgctttaaaatcataagtagacacattctagagctcagattgtgatgtcataatgcctcattccaccaatgcctaagctccgtcctcatctgcacaagcctcaatccCTTTagaatcataagcagcaacattctagagctcagattgtgatgtcataatgcctcattccaccaatgcctaagctccgtcctcatctgcacaagcctcaaactctttaaaatcataagtagtgtCTCAGGACAATGATgaaacaaatgggggatttttctcagtctgtttcttcaaaattagaaaatgtggactcTAACTTAGGTTGCTTGGACAAACGATTAAATATTGTAgaaactcaatgtaataatttacaagctgtctcggtatctgctgttaaagattctacagtgatacattcAAAAATATATGAATAGAGCAAAAAATCTCCGCTtagtcaattttccagtaactcatttattgtcacctgaaatcttgttaaggaagttttttaaagaagtactgggaatggccaatgcggagaaatttccaataaataattattattatattcctccaaaaaaaatagaatttgcccaggaggtggaccatctggccacaccagaggtaaatttgactgaatttttggaagatacacaggatgtgatccAAAGTCAGTCCactctggtgataacatgcatgagtgagatggataagacattaattatgaaactttattttaagaacaggttaatgaaattttgtggggatcttgttaggatttttccggatgtctccagaaccactcaattgagaaggaaagaatttctgaaattgaaggctagagttttggctctggaggcatctttttacctgaaatttccttgtaaatgtttacttAAGTTACAAGATGTTGAGTATGCTTTTTAggatcctatacaactacaacaatttctaGTTGCGAGAGAATAGAAATGAGTTTGTTTCACCTAGCTAAGAATAAGAGGAGTAATTAATTTAATATCccatagtaaggaatgattcaaggaaGACTAGTACaaccgagaattattgtcctttagttttcttaaatttatttgattagaaattgtaacatgttctccccattgatgtgggcttaaaaggaattatgtatgtatgatttgattatgtattgctttgcgtgatttttccttttttcctttggaaatattggatattgtaaagtattcaaaagcattaaaaaaaaaaaaaaatcataagtagcaacattctagagctcaggttgtgatgtcataatgcctcattctaccaatgcctaagctccgtcctcatctgcgtaagcctcaaaccctttaaaatcataaatatcaTGAACAGAAGTGagaattttttcttttcctttcattttttaccttatcttctttcattctttgaTGAGAAATTTAGGTTGGAAGTCAGAGTCCTAATTTAgtagggaatgatttgggttcattggaattaaactaaactaaactaaaccttgggtttatataccgcaccatctccacgaatgcggagctcggcacggtttacaggaagaaagatgagagaggaactacagtggagagattaaagagttaggtgtaaaggggggaaggtgagaggcctaagaggggggaagtgttacagttttgagaatagccaggtttttaggtgtttgcggaagagttggagggagcttgaggttcggagaggggaggggaggttattccagatctcagtgattctaaaggggagggatgacccaagtttgcctacatgggaaataccttttatggaagggaaggatagtttaaaaatttgggaggatctggaggaagtaggggttggggagttccaggatagagggataacggcaggaaggatgccatgtaggatcttgtaggccagacacgcacatttgaagtggatcctggggattactgggagccaatggagcttagacaggagtggtgagacgtgatcaaattagcttttcgcgaaaacaagcttagctgcggcgttctgaatccgctgaagtctgtggaggcttttcttggttaggctgaggtagatagaattgcaataatccaatctggagaggatgatggattgtactaggactgcgaagtgtttttggtgaaaatagggtctgactttccttagcatgtgaaggctgaattcaacccatttctttgttttcctttaaaactaagtttgtTAAATATGCAACTATGTTTCCCCATTTAgagggcttgtaaaggattgtttttgtattatttggtGTATTGGAAATTTGCATTGaaaattcctttttttctttgatatcttttaatattgtaaatgtattaaacttcataaataaaaaaaaataataataaaataaaatcataaacagccacattctagagctcagattgtgatgtcataatgcctcattccaccaatgcctaagctccgtcctcatctgcgcaagcctcaaacgctttaaaatcataagtagcaacattctagagctcaggttgtgatgtcataatgcctcattccacc
This region includes:
- the LOC117349784 gene encoding olfactory receptor 5V1-like; this translates as MDPARTKAGNRTGITEFLILGFNEFPELQLHLFALFSVLYLTAVSGNLIVICIVCADRHLHNPMYFFLANLSALDICSLTCTIPKLLSILLTNSERTSFGGCILQMCGYMVCISTEFTLLTAMAFDRYVAVCNPLRYASIMNKRACALLAAVSWATGFVESLPHTVVIAQFSFCGSNVINHFFCEIKALLKLSCSDTSVIDTMTFAESVFVAFTPFLLTLTSYVFIISTILKIRSAEGKSKAFSTCSSHLTVIILLYGTIIGVYMQPESKESVKSNKLSTAMYIITLPLLNPLIYSLRSKELKMALKKILSRKCACGSQ